One window from the genome of Aptenodytes patagonicus unplaced genomic scaffold, bAptPat1.pri.cur scaffold_129, whole genome shotgun sequence encodes:
- the LOC143173575 gene encoding olfactory receptor 14C36-like, with amino-acid sequence MNELSFAQRSFSEFFWFISFGSLNAQNQQMSNGSSITQFLLLAFADTRELQLLTFCLFLGIYLAALLGNGLIITAVSCDHRLHTPMYFFLLSLSLLDLGSISTTLPKAMANSLWDTRAISYPGCAAQLFLIVFFISAEYFLLTIMAYDRYVAICKPLHYGTLLGSRACAHMAAAAWGSGFLHALLHTANTFSIPTCKGNALDQFFCEIPHILKLSCSDSYLREVGLLVVSACLGLGCFVFLVVSYVQIFRAVLRIPSEQGRHKAFSTCLPHLAVVSLFLSTVVFAYLKPPSISSPSLDLVVSFLYSVVPPAVNPLIYSMRNKEIKDALRKLCEHGLLQHQ; translated from the coding sequence atgaatgaattaagttttgctcagagaagcttctctgaatttttctggtttatctcctttggcagtttgaatgcccAGAACCAGCAGATGTCCAatggcagctccatcacccagttcctcctcctggcattcgcAGACACGAGGGAGCTGCAGCTGTTGAccttctgcctcttcctgggcatctacctggctgccctcctgggcaacggcctcatcatcaccgccgtatcctgcgaccaccgcctccacacccccatgtacttcttcctcctcagcctctccctcctcgacctgggctccatctccaccactctgcccaaagccatggccaattccctctgggacaccagggccatctcctacccaggatgtgctgcccagctctttttaattgtcttttttatatcagctgagtatTTTCTCCTCACCatcatggcctacgaccgctacgttgccatctgcaaacccctgcactacgggaccctgctgggcagcagagcttgtgcccacatggcagcagctgcctggggcagtgggtttctccatgctctgctgcacacggccaatacattttccaTACCCACCTGCAagggcaatgccctggaccagttcttctgtgaaatcccccacatcctcaagctctcctgctcagactcctacctcagggaagTTGGGCTTCTCGTGGTTAGTGCCTGTTtaggtttggggtgttttgttttccttgtggtgtcctatgtgcagatcttcagggccgtgctgaggatcccctcggagcagggacggcacaaagccttttccacgtgcctccctcacctggccgtggtctccctgtttctcagcactgtggtgtttgcctacctgaagcccccctccatctcctccccatccctggacctggtggtgtcgtttctgtactcggtggtgcctccagcagtgaaccccctcatctacagcatgaggaacaaggagatcaaggatgccctgcgcaaactctgtgaacacggactactgcagcatcaataa